One genomic region from candidate division WOR-3 bacterium encodes:
- a CDS encoding CoA-transferase produces the protein MKIIEEGKGKLIQYSDPFEFREFVHKNKDLAMKEKVMSEKEAIEKFVKDGDYIGTELYGTVRAPMSLIRELVRQGKKNLRVAGQGIFEIDLLLAADLVSEMDITYVGYEVYGISNILRRAIESGKVKTVEWSNAALAWRFKAAAMGVPFVPTFSMLGTDTFKHSAAKIVECPFTKRKVVLLPALYLDVGFIHVHRADKYGNCQIDGISGFAFEFARACKRLIVSCEELIDNEEIRKYPERTIIPYYLVDAVVLAPYGSHPGEMCYKYWRDEEHLKEFLELSKDEKKTKEYLDKYVYGVKNHEEYLDLIGRERLEKLSKMIQGR, from the coding sequence ATGAAAATTATTGAAGAAGGCAAGGGAAAATTGATTCAATATTCTGATCCTTTTGAATTCCGAGAATTCGTCCATAAAAATAAAGATTTGGCAATGAAAGAAAAGGTAATGAGTGAGAAAGAGGCAATTGAAAAGTTTGTCAAAGATGGTGATTACATCGGTACGGAATTATATGGTACCGTAAGGGCGCCAATGTCTTTAATTAGGGAACTGGTTCGGCAGGGAAAGAAGAATTTAAGGGTTGCTGGTCAAGGAATATTTGAGATTGATTTATTATTGGCAGCAGATTTGGTTTCGGAAATGGATATTACTTATGTCGGTTATGAAGTCTATGGTATTTCTAACATTTTAAGAAGGGCGATTGAAAGTGGCAAAGTAAAAACCGTTGAATGGAGTAATGCGGCGTTGGCTTGGCGTTTTAAAGCAGCAGCAATGGGAGTACCTTTTGTGCCAACCTTTTCGATGTTGGGCACGGATACCTTCAAACATAGTGCTGCCAAAATTGTTGAATGTCCTTTTACCAAAAGAAAGGTAGTCTTGTTACCTGCTTTATATTTGGACGTTGGTTTTATCCATGTCCATCGGGCAGATAAATATGGTAATTGTCAGATCGATGGTATCTCTGGTTTTGCCTTTGAATTTGCCCGTGCTTGTAAAAGATTGATTGTCTCTTGTGAAGAGTTAATTGATAACGAAGAGATAAGAAAATATCCAGAAAGGACAATTATTCCTTATTATTTGGTTGATGCGGTTGTTTTGGCTCCTTATGGCTCCCATCCTGGTGAGATGTGTTATAAATATTGGCGAGATGAAGAACATTTAAAAGAATTCTTGGAATTATCAAAAGATGAGAAAAAGACAAAGGAATATCTTGATAAATATGTCTACGGTGTCAAAAACCATGAAGAGTATTTAGACTTGATTGGCAGAGAGAGATTAGAAAAATTAAGTAAAATGATTCAAGGGAGGTAA
- a CDS encoding CoA-transferase yields the protein MRYSETELIICVAARLMEDRKTAFIGTGIPMLAAALAQKLYAPNLVCIFEFGGTGARLEKLPLGVGDSRTFYKGIAASGICDIMETAQRGFIEYGFLGGAQIDMYGNLNTTVIGEYERPKVRLPGSGGANDVGSHCWKTIIIMRQHDKKRFVRKLDFMTTPGYLDGKDGREKAGLPPNTGPYRVVSNLGLFGFDDETKRMKIISLHPGVTIEKVIENTDFELIVPDKVEITPEPTEEELRVLREEVDKDRLYI from the coding sequence ATGAGATATAGTGAAACTGAACTTATTATCTGCGTAGCAGCAAGATTAATGGAGGATAGAAAGACTGCTTTTATTGGCACAGGTATTCCAATGTTAGCAGCAGCGTTGGCGCAGAAACTTTATGCACCAAATTTGGTATGCATCTTTGAATTTGGCGGCACTGGTGCTCGGTTAGAAAAATTACCTTTAGGAGTTGGTGATTCGAGAACTTTCTATAAAGGAATTGCGGCAAGTGGTATTTGTGATATAATGGAGACCGCTCAAAGGGGATTTATTGAGTATGGTTTTCTTGGTGGTGCCCAGATTGATATGTACGGAAATCTAAATACAACCGTTATTGGCGAATATGAAAGACCGAAAGTAAGATTGCCAGGAAGTGGCGGAGCAAATGATGTTGGTTCTCATTGCTGGAAGACAATCATTATTATGCGACAGCACGATAAGAAAAGATTTGTTAGAAAACTTGATTTTATGACAACCCCTGGTTATTTAGATGGTAAAGATGGAAGAGAAAAAGCCGGATTGCCACCAAATACTGGTCCTTATCGAGTTGTTTCTAATTTAGGACTTTTTGGCTTTGACGATGAGACAAAAAGAATGAAAATAATCTCTCTCCATCCAGGAGTGACAATTGAAAAGGTAATTGAAAATACCGATTTTGAATTGATTGTTCCCGATAAAGTTGAAATAACTCCTGAGCCAACCGAAGAAGAATTAAGGGTTTTAAGAGAAGAAGTTGATAAAGATAGACTTTATATCTAA
- a CDS encoding acyl-CoA dehydrogenase family protein has protein sequence MLKLKEFKDYLNFQEQVKENLKNLKELTDYFPDLLKENLNLLKEKGYLGVPYPKEYGGLGLDYLHYAIVIEEISKICPSTGLTVAAHTSLCSFPIFKYGNEEQKRKYLIPLAKGEKIGAMGLTEPNAGSDASAIELRAKKESNFYILNGTKRYITNSQEAEIFVIIGTLDRNLGKKGITAFIIEKNFKGFSIGKEEDKLGVRGSSTCELIFEDCQVPQENLLGKEGEGYKYIMETLDGGRISIAAFSLGIAKRAYEAILFWEKKRETKSEIVYRIIAEADNLIESASLLTYYAALLKNQGERADKESANAKLYASETAVKICDYALSLYGYYGISKELNLERFFRDAKICEIGEGTSEIMKLIIAREALKIFKF, from the coding sequence ATGCTAAAACTTAAGGAGTTTAAAGATTATTTAAATTTCCAAGAACAGGTAAAAGAGAATTTGAAAAATCTAAAAGAACTTACTGACTATTTTCCCGATTTATTAAAAGAGAATCTAAATCTTCTAAAAGAAAAAGGTTATTTAGGAGTTCCTTATCCGAAAGAGTATGGTGGATTGGGATTAGATTATTTACATTATGCAATTGTTATTGAAGAGATATCAAAAATTTGTCCTTCAACTGGTTTGACAGTGGCTGCCCATACTTCTTTATGTTCTTTTCCTATTTTTAAATATGGGAATGAAGAACAGAAAAGAAAATATTTAATTCCTTTAGCAAAAGGCGAAAAAATTGGCGCAATGGGCTTGACTGAACCAAATGCAGGAAGTGATGCGAGTGCGATTGAATTACGGGCAAAGAAAGAGAGCAATTTTTATATTTTAAATGGCACAAAAAGATATATCACCAATTCACAAGAAGCAGAAATCTTTGTGATTATTGGCACCTTGGATAGAAATTTGGGTAAAAAAGGGATTACTGCTTTTATAATTGAAAAGAATTTTAAAGGTTTTAGTATCGGAAAAGAAGAAGATAAACTTGGTGTTCGAGGCTCTTCTACTTGTGAACTTATTTTTGAAGACTGTCAGGTGCCCCAAGAAAATCTTTTAGGGAAAGAAGGCGAAGGATATAAATATATAATGGAAACCTTGGATGGCGGCAGAATTAGTATTGCTGCCTTTTCTTTGGGAATTGCCAAAAGGGCTTATGAAGCAATACTTTTTTGGGAAAAGAAAAGAGAGACAAAATCGGAAATTGTTTATAGAATCATTGCCGAAGCCGATAATCTAATAGAAAGTGCTTCCCTTTTGACTTACTATGCTGCCTTATTAAAAAATCAAGGAGAAAGGGCAGATAAAGAAAGTGCCAATGCCAAACTATATGCTTCTGAGACAGCAGTAAAAATCTGTGATTATGCTCTCTCTTTGTATGGTTATTATGGGATAAGTAAAGAATTAAACTTAGAAAGATTTTTTAGAGACGCCAAAATTTGTGAGATTGGTGAAGGAACTTCCGAAATAATGAAATTAATAATTGCCCGTGAGGCTTTAAAAATTTTTAAATTTTAA
- a CDS encoding acyl-CoA dehydrogenase: MDFELNENQKLIQDTARRFAQEKIEPIASEIDKTGEFPHEIIKEMAELGLMGMIIPEEYGGAGLDFTSLAIAVEEISKASGSVGVIMAVNNSLCAYPILAFGNEQQKKKYLPLLATGKALGAFALTEPNVGSDPAHLESTIKDMGDYFLLNGTKRFITNGGEAKIFIVFATIDKEKEHKGICALIVERDFEGFSIGKHEDLMGLRSTANCELIFEDCKVPKENLLGNIGEGFKIAMHTLDVSRIDIGAQSVGIAQAALEKALTYTKERKQFGKYLYEFEMIQEMLADMATKIQAARLLVYYAASLKDKGVQRFSKESSMAKYFASQVAVEATRLAVQIHGGYGYTKDYAVERYYRDAKCMEIYEGTSEIQKIVIARNLIS; the protein is encoded by the coding sequence ATGGATTTTGAATTAAATGAAAACCAAAAATTGATTCAAGATACCGCAAGAAGATTTGCCCAAGAGAAAATTGAACCAATTGCCAGTGAGATTGATAAAACTGGTGAGTTTCCCCATGAGATAATCAAAGAGATGGCAGAACTAGGATTGATGGGAATGATTATTCCGGAAGAGTATGGTGGCGCAGGTCTAGACTTTACCAGTTTGGCGATTGCTGTTGAAGAAATCTCTAAGGCATCTGGTTCTGTTGGAGTGATAATGGCGGTTAACAATTCCTTATGTGCCTATCCAATTTTAGCCTTTGGCAACGAACAGCAGAAGAAAAAATATTTACCCCTTTTAGCAACAGGTAAGGCGCTTGGTGCCTTTGCCTTGACTGAACCAAATGTTGGTAGTGACCCAGCCCATTTAGAATCAACAATAAAAGATATGGGAGATTATTTCTTATTAAATGGCACAAAAAGATTTATTACCAATGGTGGCGAAGCAAAAATCTTTATCGTTTTTGCAACAATTGATAAAGAAAAAGAACATAAAGGAATCTGTGCCTTGATTGTCGAAAGAGATTTTGAAGGATTTAGCATTGGTAAGCATGAAGACTTAATGGGTTTACGTTCAACCGCCAATTGTGAATTAATCTTTGAAGATTGTAAAGTGCCAAAAGAAAATCTTTTGGGAAATATCGGCGAAGGATTTAAAATTGCAATGCATACCTTAGATGTTTCGCGGATTGATATTGGTGCCCAATCAGTCGGAATTGCCCAGGCAGCCTTGGAAAAGGCATTGACTTACACTAAAGAAAGAAAACAATTTGGAAAATATCTTTATGAATTTGAAATGATTCAAGAGATGCTTGCTGATATGGCAACAAAAATTCAGGCAGCCCGATTATTGGTCTATTATGCTGCTTCTTTAAAAGATAAAGGGGTTCAAAGATTTTCCAAAGAATCGAGTATGGCTAAATATTTTGCCTCCCAAGTAGCAGTTGAAGCAACAAGATTAGCCGTCCAAATCCATGGTGGCTATGGCTATACAAAAGATTATGCGGTAGAAAGATATTACCGAGATGCCAAATGTATGGAAATTTATGAAGGAACTTCAGAAATTCAAAAAATTGTTATCGCCCGAAATTTAATTAGTTAA
- a CDS encoding T9SS type A sorting domain-containing protein, producing the protein MKVRILIIFFFIFLIQKSDAGFINGFENYQPPREVNSPVELYGTFINQEVEYPYDWGRDALIDTSYLYDFDGDYDENTGWLWVVLAPGFDSVFRIYRSTDRGIHWTLCYEFYHGIKSLYPKVGIVLGRGDSNYVYVFVLHKGLNNTGDIGGVKIKFDLSGWSDFWITWDNDTINDFSVCKDFRSNYWLYCIASNENRGGYNTKIYRSSDYGRTWDSQAGYNIYDPHIVFGTGSNLFVTWVRPTRDTVCFQRNNNYGTPGYWLELRNLHISPSRKYCPKVSPAFTTPDSWATTWVLYEIDYNNTGDMDIWYAVRSHAWGDTWRKMNILSASSLLDERVPDVKYYKSTGNIYINAAYIIYDSSYTETSYVYSRWSDANNPFDFHERNKVNDSGTQVGTLFSSKTCGPKIIYSPGAPAPGGGVLYARAGIFYLPKGLYFDAPWFPSAIEREKEYKAKILKIKTISQKEVVFQFTKEVSDIAIYNLEGRLVKSFINKDKQVIWNGKDKSGKEMPTGVYLIKFKTDKKEFTQKFIFLR; encoded by the coding sequence GTGAAAGTACGAATTTTAATTATTTTCTTTTTTATTTTTTTAATTCAAAAAAGCGATGCTGGCTTTATCAACGGATTTGAGAACTATCAACCACCAAGAGAAGTTAACTCTCCTGTTGAACTTTATGGAACATTTATTAACCAAGAAGTGGAATATCCTTATGATTGGGGAAGAGATGCTTTGATTGATACCTCATACCTTTATGATTTTGACGGTGATTATGATGAGAATACTGGTTGGCTCTGGGTCGTTTTGGCACCAGGATTTGATTCGGTTTTCAGGATTTATCGTTCTACTGACCGAGGTATTCATTGGACATTATGTTATGAATTTTATCACGGCATAAAGAGTTTATATCCAAAAGTTGGGATTGTCCTTGGTAGAGGTGATTCAAACTATGTCTATGTTTTTGTTCTTCATAAGGGTTTAAATAATACTGGTGATATTGGCGGTGTAAAAATCAAATTTGATTTATCGGGTTGGAGTGATTTTTGGATTACTTGGGATAATGATACGATAAATGATTTCTCGGTTTGTAAGGATTTTCGTTCTAACTATTGGCTATATTGCATTGCCAGTAACGAGAATCGGGGTGGATATAATACAAAAATATATCGCTCTTCTGATTATGGTCGAACTTGGGATAGTCAAGCAGGTTATAATATTTATGACCCACATATTGTCTTTGGGACAGGTAGTAATTTGTTCGTCACTTGGGTTCGACCAACGAGAGATACTGTGTGTTTTCAAAGAAATAACAATTATGGTACTCCTGGCTATTGGCTAGAGTTAAGAAATTTACATATTTCACCTTCTCGTAAATATTGTCCAAAAGTTTCTCCGGCGTTTACTACTCCTGATAGTTGGGCGACGACTTGGGTTCTTTATGAAATAGATTATAACAATACTGGCGATATGGATATTTGGTATGCTGTTCGTTCTCATGCCTGGGGTGATACCTGGCGAAAAATGAATATCCTTTCTGCTTCAAGTCTTTTAGATGAAAGGGTTCCTGATGTTAAATATTATAAATCAACAGGAAATATCTATATAAATGCTGCTTATATTATTTATGATTCAAGTTACACCGAAACAAGTTATGTCTATTCCCGTTGGAGTGATGCTAACAATCCTTTTGATTTTCACGAAAGAAATAAAGTAAACGATTCGGGAACCCAGGTAGGAACTTTATTTAGTTCAAAAACTTGTGGTCCGAAAATAATCTATTCTCCTGGTGCACCGGCTCCGGGTGGCGGTGTTTTGTACGCAAGGGCTGGTATTTTCTATTTACCAAAAGGTTTATATTTTGATGCTCCCTGGTTCCCAAGCGCTATTGAAAGAGAAAAAGAGTATAAAGCAAAAATATTAAAGATAAAGACAATTTCTCAAAAAGAAGTGGTTTTTCAGTTTACCAAAGAGGTTAGCGATATTGCTATTTATAACTTAGAAGGTAGATTGGTAAAATCCTTTATTAATAAAGATAAACAGGTTATTTGGAATGGCAAAGATAAATCGGGTAAAGAAATGCCAACAGGTGTTTATCTGATTAAATTCAAAACGGATAAAAAAGAGTTTACTCAGAAGTTTATTTTCTTAAGATAA
- a CDS encoding CvpA family protein — protein MLLIILIIFFIKGIKKGFFFSISSILTIIVGIKILDKYYNYFFNFLKPYHLPLFISKILIYLFVFIILFFIFKLIGYFLAAILKALHLNWLDNLLGGILETVKGLILIWFFIFLSLNIYPKSENLIKKSNLTYQLYNYGDQFSSIIEKKFLKRNYLTNLKNLLFYINGKK, from the coding sequence ATTCTTTTAATTATTCTAATAATATTTTTTATAAAAGGAATTAAAAAGGGCTTTTTCTTTTCTATCTCTTCAATCTTAACAATAATTGTTGGAATAAAAATTCTTGATAAATATTATAATTACTTCTTTAATTTCCTAAAACCTTATCACCTTCCTTTATTTATTTCTAAAATCTTAATCTATCTTTTTGTTTTTATTATCTTATTTTTTATTTTTAAATTAATTGGTTATTTTTTGGCAGCAATTTTAAAAGCCCTTCATCTAAATTGGTTGGATAATCTTTTGGGCGGTATCTTAGAAACCGTTAAAGGTCTTATTTTAATCTGGTTTTTTATCTTTCTCTCTTTAAATATCTATCCAAAGAGCGAAAACTTAATAAAAAAGTCAAACCTTACTTATCAATTATATAATTATGGCGATCAATTTTCTTCAATAATTGAGAAAAAATTTTTAAAAAGAAACTATTTGACAAATCTGAAAAATTTGTTATTCTATATTAATGGTAAAAAATAA